The following nucleotide sequence is from Synechococcus sp. KORDI-52.
ATCAAGAACAAATCACTTTAGGCGGCTCGAGGAAGCCAAAGCAGCCTTTCCTGGATCAGCCTGGCAAGATGGTCCAACTAGCTCCCTTAGCTCAGCTGGATAGAGCAACTGCCTTCTAAGCAGTCGGTCGATGGTTCGAATCCATCAGGGGGCGTCGCCAAAAAGCCCAGCAATAGCAGGGATTCTTACATCGAGACCAGCCTTGCTGGTTTCCGTTCATTTTGAGGATGTTTGGGCATCTTCCATGCTGTTTCCGTGCGATCTTCCGTGCAGCTCGATAGTTTCCGTGCACGGCAGTGACGCACATGCCAAAGGAGCGCGCTGACGCACAGCCTTGGGAGGCGGCACTGAAGCGTGCGATTAAGACGCAGCACAAATGGGGCTATTCGGTACGACCCATGCGCGGGAAGGTGCAAGTCGAGCGGTTTGGCACATGGCACTAGTGATTCTTTTAAAAGACTCACCCCCTAGAGAAACAGCAGACGCCGCCGCACTGATGGGCAAACCACCTGTGCCACCTGTGCCAGATGACTGGGAAGCCAAACGAGATTGGGCATGGAGGATGAAGGATGAATCCCTTGTGCTGAAAATTCGCGTTATCCAAGCCGCGTATCTCCGCAGGGAAAAATACTCATGTCACATGTGTCTGCATGGCGACACCCTGTTTAAGGCCCCCCTGGAGCGAGTTATGCAATCGGATCGCTCACGCTTGCGCGAACTGGAAATACGAGTCGCACACCCTCAGCACTGGAGCGCTGGCGAACACCGCATGAACATCGAGAACCTGCGCCAATTGCAGTTCCGCCTCAGCGACCAGCCCGAGAAACTTCGCCAACGGGCTAAGTAGAAAGACTCACGCAGTTGAATCTTGCCGGTCGGTGTCAGTTGGTTTTTGGCGGTAGTTCAAACAGGGCCTCATAGCTAGAACAAATAGGTCGCACAGCAGCTATGTCAGACCAAGCTTTAATTAGCTTCGCAAGCGCAGTTAAGGAAGATGCAGCATTGAGAGCCATCTGTGCAAGTGACAAATGTGCTGATGTTGACGACCAATGCGATGTAGCCAAGCAGCATGGCTTTGATGTACATCCACACGATTTTGACAATTACAAAGATGGCTTACTTGTAGAACAAGCGGACGAGGACTTCTTCCTCAAACCGAAATGGTGGGAAATAGTTTCGTGATTGCCTACAAGTTCAATTAAACAATTTCCCTCGATAGACCTAGAGAAGCAGGGTTCAAATAACCGTGGACAACTGATGCGAACTTGCGCGATTGCCGCGCAAAGCACAACAAGTGCATCTGGAGAAAACACGGCCACCGATTTGGATGGTGACTAACCAGTACGAGGGTGAGGAAACGCCAGCGCCACCTGATGACCTGGCAGTTTTCGAGCCATGGCTTGTATTCAGCTGCGAAGGCGAGCACCCAGAAGGTGACACCGGCCAAGCCATCGGCAAACTCTGCCCATTGCAGTGAATCAGTCTCTATCGCGACTCAGAGGCATCTCCCTTGTACTGCCAGCGTTCTAGTCGTCTTAATTCCATGATTTCCATTCGTCTTCTATTGGTTTCCATCTCAGCCTCACGTGCTAATTGTTCAAGTTGAGCATTTGTGCGCTTTTGGTAGTTTGAAGATACAAAAGGCATTGGGATTAAGCAGATAGATGCGCAGAAACTAAAAACCGATGTGTAAATGGCGCGTGAAAGCGTCATCCAACTACACCTATTCGTGTAGTTAGGTAAAGGAGCTCAAGCGAAGGCAGCAGCGGCAGCCTCACGCTGAGCAGGCGTCACTTCGAGATAACGCTGCAGGGCTGACATGGATTTGTGCCCAGACAGCGCCATAACCACCCGCAAGGGCACTCCAGCATTGTGTGCACTAGTTAGAGCCGAACGGCGAAAACTGTGGCTTAAGACGCCTTCTAAGCCCGATTCAGCGGCGGCCCTTTCAAGCGCATCCATAAAACTGCACGTACTCAGGCAAGAACCTGCAAATCTGCCTGGAACGAGATAGTCACCAGCCACAGGTTCACGTCCCTGCCGCACTACACAAGTAGATCTCCAAGAGCACAGGGCTTCCCACAGCTGCGGCGTAACCGGCACCGACCGACTGGCCAGCTTGCCTTTGGTGATTCCGCGCTGGAACGTAACGGCAGATTCCGAAACCATGTCCCAGGTGAGCAGCGTTGCCTCGCCAATGCGGCAGCCAGTGCGCCGACAAACCTCGGCAGTGATCTGGTGATGCTGCTCAGGCAGCTTTGAAATCAATAAATCGAGCTCGTCGGTGCCCATCACTCGACTCTGCCCGTGTCGATTGGACTTATAGCCAAGAATTCAGTGCTGGTAAGCCACCGCGTCTTATTAGTATTTTACGCGGTGTTCATTCCTTGGGATCACAAGGCATCACGCATCCTTGCTGACCATTTCTTATGCAATTCGCTTCTTAGATGACACTTACTGTTATCAGCTTTGCTGAACACTTAGGGAGTAAGGCTCGGATTTCTGATGTTACGGGTAAACCTCAGGGAACCTTCTCAAACAGCGCCAATTCCTGACAGACTTAATGTAGCACAGCCGACAGATAAAACACTGGGGAGTATTCAAGAAAGCGCATCTGGTCGAGATGATTACACCCTGGAACACAACAACGAATGAGTGGCTAGTCCTCTCACGTTGCAACCGGGTGGCAGAACAACTCTTCAGCAGAGATCGACAATCAGCCGATAAACTTGCAAGGCTTGCATGTCAACACTGGACAATAGAAGGCATCTCGTCAGAAGAACTTAGGGACCGCAGGACTCCTGGCATGAGTGACAGACGAAGGCTCGCAAATGGAAGCAGCTAAACGCCAAAGGTTTAACCGCTGGAGCGTGATGAGTAACCACGAGATCAACCGCTATGACGCAATCCCGCCGCACATCATCAAGGCGCTGACGCTTTGCGCCAACGGATCCACCTGGGCTGATGCGGCAGCTGCTGTTGGCATCAAAGGTCCTTGCCTACGTCGCTGGTATAAAGACCGCAGGCCTGAAGAGTTCATCGAAACGTTGGCACGTGAGGACCTAAACGTCGCCAACAATTTGCTGACTTCAGCTGCACCAAGGCTGGCTGATGAACTTATCCAGATTGCGCTGGATCAGAAGGTGAGACCTACGCAAGAACGCAAGCAATTAGTGAAAGCCTCAAGATTCTCCGGGAAAATGTTCTCGAGCAGGAGCAACGGAAACAACTACGGGAGATTCGCGAGACGTTGCAATCCATCGAAGACGGCAGCAAGCAGGCCATTGATGTTTAACTCTGCGATGTAATCATGTGAAAAGAAAAGCCCCAGATCATTGGGAGCCGAGGCTTGATCTTTTATCTAATAGAAGCTCCAACGATGGTGATACTTCGGTCGCATGTGGCTGTATGACGGCATCCTCGAATAAGTCGGCCTTCTTGTGTATGAGGACCGTCTGTAATGAAAAGGTCTATGACCCGTTAAGTAACTTCCAGTGATCTGTTTGGGAAGTATGAGACCGTCGCGTGGGTCATCTGTCTTCAAGATAATATCTTCGATGGTGAAGTCACTTGTGTCATCATGATGTCCATTGCTCTTGATATTGACATCCTGGCCCCTAGAAACAAAATCAGCCGGGGGAGGACTGTAGGCACCACGGAAACCACCTACTGAACCTCCTGATGTTCGATTGACAGGCTTCGCGGTTAAAACTTTCCTGACAGGATCAGCAACAGCTTGAATTGCACGATGTGGCTTTCTAATAGTGGCTTTTGTTCCTGCTACTGGATCACATAACCAACAAGCTTCTGCTGGTTGAGGCAACCCAGATATCGATATACCAGCAAGCACAAGACCAAGAAGAAGTTTCATTGTTGGGCCGCCAAATATGAGGACCTTTACAGAATTACCTAGATGTACTCGGTCTTGATTGATTCAGGTCATGCACTGCTGTGATCTTGGTCACGCTAATTCACTTCATCCATGATCAATGCATGTCTGTCGTTATTGCAGATGGCTATCTAGCCAGGAGTCTTCTGCTGTTTGATTCATGGTTGGCGCTCCAACTTCCGTGCACTGAACCCAGCGGTGGCGCAGCAAGCCGAAATGCTGCTGGGTGGTCCGTTGAGCTTGGCGCTGCAAGCCGCAATGGATGCAAGCGAAACCCTCTCGGTTGACTGGACCGCGAACTCTCGATTCGGCGCCCTGCGCTGCACGAGCAGCTGCGCCAGGAAGCAATGCAACGTGCCATCGACCAAATCGGCGAGAACCGCAAAGCAGAAGCCGAACGCAGGGCTGCCAACACCCCAACACCCGCACTGTTGGCTGAGCAGCTGCATCGGTCAAAGCAGCAGGCGATTTACGAGCTGAGGGGCAACACTCACCCGCTGGACCGACGCAATGATGTTTGAGAAAGCCGTCAACCGCCTTGCGGCTAGTTGGCACGTTCACCTGCCAAAAGCAGACGTACTCGCCTCAGCCCAGCGAAAGCGCTACCTGCGGCTGGAACGGGAGCGGTTGCTGACGTCCGCTGGCAAGCCAGTAGCAAGTGATGCGCTGACCCGTTGAGCCCAGACGTACGACTGCATTGCTCGCAGTTGATTTGCAACGCTGAGATCGGCGAGGTCACCTCTGGAAGAGCAGTGGCTTCGTTCGCAAAAAAAATGCTCCAATTACGGAGCGAGAACGTAATGCCGTGGAAATCCCACATCACCCGGCCTAATCACCACATTTGTGGCGTTGTGTCGATGATAGTCGAATGGTTTTGTATCCGCTAGGCACTAGATGGAGCAGTTTATGGGGGTTACTTTAGGAACCCCCATCACCCGGCCTGTCCCAGTGACAGGCTTTTTTGTTGGCGAAACACCACAGCTGGCGGTGGGGACCAAGTAACTCTTCAAGCCGCTTCAGGAGCCCAGCCAGCCTCAGTACGCCACGTTGGCGCCCAGAGCTTGCATCTCTTCTTGAGGTGGGTCGCCCTGCGCCACCTGGCATTGTCTGTGGTTGAAGCCCAACACAAGCGCTACCTGCGGCTGGAACGGGAGCGGTTGCTGACGTCGGTGGGGACTGCGACTGATGAGCGTTTAGTGGAACGCTCAGTAGGTGAGGCTTCCAGATGCCTAGAGCAGCTCAAAGTTGCAGCTCAAATCTTTGATACCCCTAAACAAAACCGGTCCTTCAAGCCTGTAGATCGACAGCACCTCACCTGCGATATCTGGTTCAGTGTGTGGAAAGGGGGGTGGCTGTTGAACATCAATGCGATAACGGTGTGCTGTGGTGATTCTCCAGACTTCAGGCTCATCCTCCAACCAGAGGACTGACGCGTGTTCTCAGGCAGATTCAAGATTGACCGTCGCTGAGATCACTGGTTCCTTCGTGTTGGCAAAGCAAGCCATTTGAAAGGACTTGCCAGACCTCAGGATGGGATCGCCGCTACAGCTGGCGAGCACGAGTAGGGGCAGAAGCAGGAACAGTCGTTTCATATTCCAAGTTTGGGTCTAGTCCAGGGACTGGCGGCTTCGTGCAACTACTGGAAACAACGAGCAGGGCTGAGATCAATCTTCCGTGCAAACACAAAAAATTGGCTGAAATCCCTTGCCGAGAAGCGGCAAGCAACTGCCTTGTAAGCAGTCGGTAATGGTTCGAATCCATCAGGGAGCGGCTCAAAAGGCCACGCAAGCCATGCGTCGTGCAAGTGTGCCGAATGCTGACTGCGGGTCGCACCAGAAGCTCAGCCGGCAAGATGGCCAACGCACCCCAAAATTTTGCAGACAGCGACGATTGCTGCATGATCAGTTGAAGACTCGATGTTTTGAGGCACTCGACCATGGGCAATCAGATGAGAAGCAAACCTCAAATACTCGATTCAATTCGGACCATTTGAATGAAGATGGAATACATCTTTTTTGTTATGCCTTCATGTCGACTTTGTAGCTCCTTGACGTTCGCCTGAACTCGTACTGGACGAAGAACCTGAAAAATTTTCTACCACAAAAGAGGAATCATGCCCAATCAATCAAAAGCGCTCATCACTCCTATCAACCTTTGCTTTTAGAGCTTCGATCTCCTTGCGTAGGTCATCTTCGGCTGAGCCCTCAGCATCGTAAGCACGGGCTCCTCGGAACATCAATCCACCACCCGAGGCAATCATCACAATGAAAGCAATGAGTTGCCAAAGAGTTGTAGAGCGGAACTCAATCTGAATACTGCTCAAAACTCCCGCCAATAATGCAGCAAGGGATGCCCAGATGAGCAGATTCGCCCAACGCCGATATGTTCCCGCAAAAAGCATGCAGACACCTATGCCCAGAGGCACCATGAGCAGGCCCATCCCTGATGTACCGAACAGGAATGAGAGCCCCCCCATCCCCCGCGATAGCCGGAGATCCACTCGCTTCTAACGAGAACTTGATTGGAAAGCAAAAATCCTCCTGCGCCAAACAAGCATGCACCCACCAAAAATTGACTGAAATCTCCAAATGCATTTGTGCGGGGCATGGGCATGGAGCTGCTATGGCAAGGATTGCCGTCAAGGCATCAACTGGCAACTGTGATGACACGATCTCTTAGCAGCAAGAGCCTGCCAAGGGCCAATGTCGAGCCCCGGGAACCCCATCAAATCGCTTCACATGCTTGGAGCACGGACAGCAAGACTCAGCGGGGGAAGCAAATGATGCGCCGTATGGACCAGCCCCATGCCAGTGCCAAGGCCTGAACTATCAGCCTTGATCGAAGCGCAAGAACACCAACAGCCAGATCACCGTCGGCACGATCTGAGCCATTTAAAAAACTGGGGAAGGGTCACGAATCAGCCCGTCAATCGGTCCGCTTTTCATGCATTTATCAGCGAACATCCTTAATAGAAAAGATTAATCACGTCAATAGAACAGGAAAGAAAACACAAAACCCAAAGGGGTCAAATGAGTTCATTGCCTGCAAATCAGGCGATCAAAATAGCAAAAGTCGCACTCAAAAACAGATTAACTGATCAGCGAAATAGGGAGTTTGGCAAAATCTCAGAGCAGATTCCAGGAATATCAGAGTTAACAGTATCAAGGACAAATGCCTTTCAGCACTCTTGCAAATGGCATATCTTGCCAGTCAATATCAATATTCAACGTCCCATTCAGAGCGACTTTCTTTCAATAACTTCTGTCAGATGAGCCATGGCAGCAGCAAGCTGCGCCTGCGGATCCGGCTGCGCTTCCTCAATCACCTGCTTTTTGCGTTTCGCAGCTTCAATAGATTGGACGATCACAAAACACACAAAGGCAATCGCAATAAAGTTAATAAGAGCAACCAGCACAAGGCCGGCGGGCAACTCTGCGATTGAACTCACATTAGCTTTTTCCAAGGCCGGCTCCAATGCATTTGTCATGACCAAGGTCACAACTGAATTCACAACCTCCTTAAATGCGCCAGCAATAATCACAGCAATTGCCAGATCAACAACATTGCCCTTACTGATGAAAGCTTTGAAAGCAGAAATAAACGAGAGCGGTCTTGACATTGCGATGGTTTATAAACTGATCACTTATAGCTGCAAGACCAGTTCTCAGCAACTTCTCACACTCCAGCCCTGAGTGGAAACGATGGAAACGATGGGAACGTCATCGATCGATGAAGGAGAGGTATTGCATCCGCAAACATGATGCAGTGGCCCTCTGCTATCGAGATTAAGCATTTATACTCTTTTGCCATCAAGCCCAAAGAAGCGCTCACCCACCCACCACACAATTCAATCAAGAACAGACACAGGACCACAAAAACGAGCAGAAAGCTCTCCAGCTCACCCATTTCTCAGCTATTTCTCACACAGCACTCATCCAGCATAAAAAGGATTGAAGAGAATTGAAGAAGAGACGAGTGAGACAGGTTCTTGACCTCTACAAAATTAGTTGCACAACGGGTCGCAACAGCCTACGCACAATACAAAGTTCACCCATGCATGGCGAACAAAGTCGCGCTCAATTCAAGCCTTGACATCTTGGCAAGTCTCTTTGATGAATGCGATGAAAACATTGAAACATCCAGCACTACGGAAGATTTCGGCCTTAATTTTTAATTTACATTTTAGCAGCACAGCTAGCAGCTGAGCTGCAGTATTAACTATTTAGCTTAAAATCGAAGGTTTAATCACATTACACTTGATTCTCTACACATTTGATGCAAACTGAGCTCTTTTTTGCAGCCAAATCGATAAGCTAATCTTTTTAAAATCTTGAATAATTACAATTTTTGGCTTGCACAACCAATATTCTAATTGAGCAGAAATTCCCCGAGAACCGACACACAAAATCGTATATGTGACAACAAGCATCTAAATCACCCACTCAAATACGCTTATGCTGGCCACAGTCAACTTAAAATATTGTCACACGTAATAACAAAATCTTGTTACTCTCATTGATCCAAAATTAAATTCCATGGCTAGCAGCCCTTCGCCAAGAAGAACTCCCAAGACGAGCTTTGGACGCCAGCAGGTCTAACTAAATTGACCCTCACAAGAAGATTCACTCCTGAAATTAAGATCAAAATCCTATCTTTTTACTATTCGAATCTAATAAATCTCTCAGGCAATGCACACGCATAACAAGTAATATTTAGAAGTGACAAAAGTCCTGCGTTGTGTCTAAGAAATCAATCAAATTAAAAATAAAAGAATTGGCAGCAGCTTACATCCGTTACAGGCATCACCCCTCCCTCGAAAACAACAAAACCCTTATAGCCAGACTAGAACACCTTGAGAAACTTTTTACAAGGCAAGAAAACAAGAATAAAAAATAAAATCCATCCACGTGAATGCAGTCAGACTTAAAAATATAACGACAACCTGGGCTAAAATAAACAATACGATTAACATCTAAGCTGAACCAAGATCAACCTCAATCACTTTTTGACCTAGAAGAAACAGGAAATACAATTGGCACAGCATTTGCGCTTTGTAGCTTGTTGGTCTTCACCCAAGCGAGCGGGAGCCAA
It contains:
- a CDS encoding tyrosine-type recombinase/integrase; the encoded protein is MGTDELDLLISKLPEQHHQITAEVCRRTGCRIGEATLLTWDMVSESAVTFQRGITKGKLASRSVPVTPQLWEALCSWRSTCVVRQGREPVAGDYLVPGRFAGSCLSTCSFMDALERAAAESGLEGVLSHSFRRSALTSAHNAGVPLRVVMALSGHKSMSALQRYLEVTPAQREAAAAAFA
- the mscL gene encoding large conductance mechanosensitive channel protein MscL, translating into MSRPLSFISAFKAFISKGNVVDLAIAVIIAGAFKEVVNSVVTLVMTNALEPALEKANVSSIAELPAGLVLVALINFIAIAFVCFVIVQSIEAAKRKKQVIEEAQPDPQAQLAAAMAHLTEVIERKSL